From one Streptomyces sp. R41 genomic stretch:
- a CDS encoding ATP-binding protein has protein sequence MGEELVPHPDLGVMELVRNAYDADATTCTIRLLEADRTGGTLIVDDDGTGMDEDSIYDSFLLLGRSAKTSSPITPVGRQKVGEKGLGRLAALRLGAHVELETRPANTPGRAHVLVIDWTKYDSVHAVEDVPLTVINKPTSEPPGTRVTISRLREPFAEADIKRMARSVLLLTGPFPENSPFRAIFVSEEFDKLLADTSRAYLDQADFRLFAEIDAEGYAKATLYDWRSEVIHEAGHDLVALNRKRGGRDVHLPFELAPRASLELWMFLKGGKSLSPLKNSPDRDRVWPWLDVVGGVHLIHRGLRVTPYGDAGNDWLELNARRTGSPEERPSTRTAVGRVVVDDDAQILQPKTDRTGFVETPAFVDLREFAIRATDWAAAVRLKDAEVRRREQVPKTRTRMKTAEDELRKTVRSLPPRYREIVERQVNTYHGETQQHVRAVERDLRLYRTLSTLGTSTAVFAHEVLGPASRLTRMVRVLGQLIGNKVGQETYDAVFDEPMSRIGRSLDTVQAFANLSLEMVKKRKRDAAHVDVDEVCREVVKLFSPYFNDRNISVKTEFDTRTMRVRSTVAEIEAIWANLLTNSAHALLRQDMPDRDREILIRTQSGEESVVLTVDDSGPGIRDMPIDEIWSPGRTSRIDGTGLGLTIVRDVVEELKGKNLAFEKGELGGARIMVRLPAQPAPAASKPPGAPS, from the coding sequence TTGAGGCTGATCGCACTGGTGGCACCCTCATCGTTGATGATGACGGCACAGGCATGGACGAGGACAGTATCTATGACAGCTTCCTCCTCCTAGGCCGCTCTGCTAAGACCTCGTCTCCAATCACGCCGGTCGGACGACAAAAGGTGGGCGAGAAGGGCCTTGGCCGGCTGGCGGCGCTGCGACTCGGAGCGCACGTTGAATTAGAGACACGACCAGCCAACACCCCCGGACGCGCGCACGTACTCGTAATCGACTGGACGAAGTACGACTCCGTGCACGCTGTAGAAGACGTGCCACTTACAGTCATCAACAAACCGACTTCGGAACCTCCGGGGACTCGCGTCACGATTAGTAGGCTCCGCGAGCCATTCGCTGAAGCGGATATAAAGCGGATGGCTCGCTCGGTCCTGCTTCTCACTGGACCCTTTCCCGAGAATTCGCCCTTTCGAGCTATTTTCGTTTCGGAGGAGTTCGACAAGCTACTAGCTGACACATCTCGCGCTTACTTGGACCAAGCGGATTTTCGGCTGTTCGCGGAAATCGACGCAGAAGGGTACGCCAAAGCGACGCTGTACGACTGGCGTAGTGAAGTAATTCACGAAGCGGGCCATGACCTGGTAGCCCTGAATCGAAAGCGAGGCGGGCGCGATGTGCACTTACCTTTCGAGCTCGCCCCACGAGCTAGCCTTGAACTCTGGATGTTCCTCAAAGGCGGAAAGTCGCTTTCACCTTTGAAAAACTCTCCTGACAGAGACCGCGTATGGCCTTGGCTTGACGTTGTGGGAGGCGTGCACCTAATTCACCGAGGGCTCAGGGTCACACCGTACGGCGATGCAGGAAACGACTGGCTAGAGCTTAATGCTCGCCGCACTGGTAGCCCAGAGGAGCGCCCTTCGACTCGAACGGCCGTTGGACGCGTTGTCGTCGACGACGATGCTCAGATTCTGCAGCCCAAAACCGACCGAACGGGCTTCGTTGAAACACCAGCCTTCGTTGACCTCAGGGAATTCGCCATCAGGGCAACCGACTGGGCAGCTGCGGTCCGATTGAAAGATGCCGAAGTCAGGCGTCGGGAGCAAGTGCCCAAGACGCGCACCCGAATGAAGACTGCCGAGGACGAGCTCCGCAAGACTGTGCGCAGTCTCCCGCCGAGGTACAGGGAAATAGTAGAGCGCCAAGTAAATACATATCACGGCGAAACACAGCAGCACGTTAGAGCTGTGGAGCGAGATCTGAGGCTATACCGAACACTAAGCACTCTCGGCACAAGCACCGCGGTATTCGCGCACGAAGTACTGGGACCAGCCAGTCGGCTCACCCGGATGGTCAGGGTGCTGGGCCAACTAATAGGAAACAAAGTTGGCCAGGAAACATATGACGCCGTCTTCGATGAGCCCATGTCCCGCATCGGGCGATCGCTCGACACCGTGCAAGCATTCGCCAATCTCTCGCTGGAGATGGTGAAGAAGCGCAAGCGAGATGCCGCTCATGTCGATGTTGACGAAGTATGCAGGGAGGTGGTGAAACTCTTCTCACCATATTTCAATGACCGCAACATTTCGGTGAAGACCGAGTTCGACACACGGACGATGAGGGTCCGTAGCACAGTCGCCGAAATTGAGGCGATCTGGGCGAATCTACTGACTAACTCTGCGCATGCTCTATTGCGTCAAGACATGCCGGATCGCGACCGTGAAATCCTCATCCGGACCCAGAGCGGTGAAGAAAGCGTCGTGCTCACTGTCGATGACTCAGGACCCGGAATTCGAGACATGCCTATTGACGAGATCTGGTCACCTGGTAGGACATCACGCATCGACGGCACCGGGCTGGGCCTAACCATCGTGCGAGACGTAGTGGAAGAGCTAAAGGGTAAGAATCTCGCCTTCGAGAAGGGTGAGCTGGGCGGTGCTCGAATTATGGTCCGCCTACCCGCTCAACCAGCTCCCGCCGCTAGCAAACCCCCTGGAGCACCGTCGTGA
- a CDS encoding ComEC/Rec2 family competence protein, whose protein sequence is MTSTSTEQITDTLEVIVLDVGHGNCAVVRDSDRCVVVDAPPGPTLFDELERCGITHIDHLVLSHSDLDHMGSAVKLLWDTRFIIGMIWYNPDGTKQSKAWQNLARQAYLRHREGRLLNGQRNLNTASTSDLSFSNRVKIEVLHPDLEMATLGPSDAATPLGRLTANTLSAVLRITLQDSPAVLLPADIDALALQRMISLNADLKAHVLVFPHHGGKAKTSDSRQFATTICQAVQPEFVLFSMARGGRFSNPDPEMVAGVRAARPQAHIACTQLSTHCHREARPLAQKSHLNLHAAAGSSAGSCCAGTVTIGLNSDGLHITPSPAQHEEFIQLLDRPLCRADVIPVPAPRPHGDRET, encoded by the coding sequence GTGACCAGCACATCTACTGAGCAAATCACGGATACGCTGGAAGTGATCGTCCTCGATGTTGGCCATGGGAATTGCGCCGTGGTGCGAGATAGCGATCGATGCGTGGTTGTTGACGCCCCTCCCGGTCCGACTTTATTCGACGAGTTGGAACGCTGCGGGATTACCCACATTGATCACCTGGTGCTTTCTCACAGCGACCTGGACCACATGGGCAGTGCCGTCAAGCTTCTCTGGGACACCCGTTTCATCATCGGTATGATCTGGTACAACCCGGATGGCACTAAGCAGAGCAAAGCCTGGCAGAACCTGGCTAGGCAAGCTTACTTGCGCCACCGGGAAGGGCGGTTGCTTAATGGGCAGCGCAACCTTAACACTGCTTCGACTTCAGACTTATCGTTCAGTAATCGAGTGAAGATCGAAGTTTTACATCCAGACCTAGAAATGGCAACACTCGGCCCCTCTGACGCCGCAACCCCACTCGGGCGACTTACCGCGAACACACTGTCAGCCGTTCTTCGGATTACCTTGCAAGATAGCCCCGCAGTACTCTTGCCGGCTGACATTGACGCCCTGGCCCTCCAGCGCATGATTTCTCTCAACGCTGACCTGAAAGCTCATGTTCTGGTTTTTCCTCATCACGGGGGAAAGGCGAAGACGTCTGATTCCCGACAGTTCGCTACCACGATATGTCAAGCTGTACAGCCAGAGTTCGTTCTTTTTTCGATGGCTCGCGGTGGCCGCTTTTCGAACCCGGATCCTGAAATGGTTGCGGGAGTGCGCGCAGCGCGACCTCAGGCTCACATCGCCTGTACGCAACTTTCAACACATTGCCACCGCGAGGCGCGCCCGCTAGCCCAGAAATCACACCTCAACCTTCATGCGGCGGCAGGTAGCTCGGCAGGGTCGTGTTGCGCTGGCACGGTAACTATAGGCCTAAACAGTGATGGCCTTCATATCACCCCCTCACCGGCGCAACATGAAGAGTTCATACAACTACTAGACCGCCCTCTCTGCCGTGCTGATGTCATTCCGGTTCCTGCACCACGTCCTCACGGTGACCGAGAAACCTAG
- a CDS encoding Shedu anti-phage system protein SduA domain-containing protein, giving the protein MATAEWETVATRLRKKWLGPSDEQSRLAGLIASGLGEDVPAPVAAALLRAWLRKPLNLPRAQEATDSEIELLRIVAAETGVAFPVGVRDRDILDGWLEAMHAKRATEYLEKWTPARGDVVIIGKSGKTLSYIISSIGISGRLNFRGGPGQRAWPHEILRIIRISDTDHGTAVYRAQQEAAARRSAPEFLGDAQLAALEKWKVQGEPSLAAQVALVAALEKADGGDRQRHERPMQIVLEQHPEILGHLFRGNHGTYVRPQTQVGTPYVADFFIGSQTSLGMRWLLVELERPTAELTLKDGRQASETLRKAVQQIRDWREWLANNLDNAQKSVGQGGLGLPGIRTRPPGLIIIGREATAGGTGVMRSQYAETEDIQIRTYDWLVRAAQTHFPMRLGALDMELEEDWGYGRPDLPF; this is encoded by the coding sequence ATGGCTACAGCAGAGTGGGAAACGGTAGCGACCCGCCTTCGTAAGAAGTGGCTTGGTCCTAGCGACGAACAGAGCCGGCTAGCTGGGCTGATCGCCTCAGGTCTTGGTGAAGATGTCCCAGCGCCGGTAGCTGCGGCTCTGCTCCGAGCCTGGTTGCGCAAGCCGCTGAACCTGCCTCGAGCTCAGGAGGCTACCGACAGCGAGATCGAGCTACTGCGTATAGTCGCGGCGGAAACTGGTGTCGCCTTCCCCGTCGGCGTTCGTGATCGCGATATTCTCGACGGGTGGCTCGAGGCGATGCACGCCAAACGGGCCACTGAATACCTAGAAAAGTGGACCCCGGCGCGTGGTGACGTCGTCATCATCGGGAAGTCGGGAAAGACTCTCTCTTACATCATCTCGTCCATCGGCATCTCCGGGCGGCTAAATTTCCGCGGCGGTCCCGGCCAGCGAGCCTGGCCACACGAGATTCTCCGGATCATCCGGATCTCTGATACCGATCACGGGACGGCGGTCTACCGGGCCCAGCAGGAGGCGGCAGCCCGGCGTTCTGCTCCAGAATTCCTCGGTGACGCACAGTTGGCTGCATTGGAAAAATGGAAGGTCCAAGGCGAGCCCTCGCTGGCGGCCCAGGTGGCGCTAGTCGCCGCTTTGGAAAAGGCAGATGGTGGTGACCGTCAGCGGCACGAACGCCCCATGCAGATCGTGCTGGAGCAGCACCCGGAAATCCTCGGACACTTGTTTCGAGGAAATCACGGCACGTATGTGCGGCCTCAGACTCAGGTCGGCACGCCGTACGTAGCCGACTTCTTTATCGGCAGTCAGACTTCTTTGGGCATGCGCTGGTTGTTGGTAGAGCTTGAGCGCCCTACTGCAGAGTTGACCCTCAAGGATGGTCGCCAGGCATCGGAGACCCTACGCAAGGCCGTCCAGCAGATCAGGGATTGGCGCGAGTGGCTTGCCAACAACCTCGATAACGCGCAGAAGAGCGTCGGCCAGGGGGGACTCGGGTTGCCCGGCATCCGCACCCGGCCTCCGGGATTGATCATTATCGGACGGGAAGCCACGGCAGGGGGAACCGGTGTCATGCGCAGCCAGTACGCGGAGACGGAGGACATTCAGATCCGCACCTACGACTGGCTGGTCAGAGCAGCCCAGACGCACTTTCCCATGCGTCTGGGGGCCCTTGACATGGAGTTGGAGGAGGACTGGGGATATGGCCGACCGGACCTTCCGTTCTGA